The DNA region TGACGGTGACGGGCGCGCGCCGCGGCGAGGATCCGCTGCGCGGGGTCGCCCTGGCCCTCGTCCAGCCCGGGACCAGGCTGACCTGGACGCAGGCGAGCCCGCGCAGCCAGGATCCGACCCTGACGGCCACGTTCACGGTGGCGGAGACCGAGGCCGCCGCGCTGAAGGGCGCCCTGACCGGCTGCCTCGCGGCGCCCTTCTAGGGACGCGATTGCGCCGGGCCCGCCCCGCGTCGGCTCTGCCTCACAGGACCCACGTCACGACGAGGCAGGCCGTGGCGAGGAACGTCGCCGCGGTGGTCAGCCACCCGAGCGCGTTCGTCACGCGGCCGTTGACGCGCCCGCCCATGACGGCCCGGTCGTTGGTCATCAGCATCATCAGCAGCAGGAGCGGCGGCACCGAGAATCCCTGCACGATGCCGGACCAGACCAGCGCCCGCATCGGGTTGAAGCCGAGGAAGTTCAGCCCGACCGCCACCACGGTCACGGCCGCGATGGTGCCGTAGAACAGCTTGGCCTCGCGCGGGCGGGCGTGGAGGCTGCCCTCCCGGCCGATCCCCTGCACGAGGTCGTAGGCCGCGCCGGTGGTCATCACCGGCACCGCCAGGAAGCCGACCCCGACGACGCCCAGCGCGAACAGATACTTCGCGCCCGCCCCCGCCAGCGGCTCCAGCGCGGCCGCCGCCTGGGCGGCGCTCTCGATCTCGGTCTGCCCGGTCTGATGCAGCGTCGCGCCCGTGGACAGGATGATGAAGTAGAGGATCACGTTCGAGAACAGCATCCCGATCACCACGTCCCGGCGGGTCCTGCGCAGCTCGGCGTCGGTCGCGCCCCTGCGCTGACGCAGGGTGCGGCGCCCCTGCGCGATCTCCTCCTCGACCTCCTGGTTCGACTGCCACGTGTAGATGTAGGCCGAGAGCGAGGTGCCGATGCAGGCGACGATCATCGCCAGGAAGTCGGCATCGAACCGGACATGCGGCACGAAGGTGCCGCGCAGGATCGCGGCGGGATCGGGCTTGGCCAGGATCGCGGCCGCCACGTAGGCGAACAGGGCCAGCG from Methylobacterium sp. NMS14P includes:
- a CDS encoding Nramp family divalent metal transporter, whose product is MDQPRPKPATEDPDERHTGRGVLGALGTGVITGAADDDPSAIGTYASAGAKFGLAILWIAPVVLPMMVVVVYVSAKLGQVYGKGLFAAVRDRYPRWVLYPLVLGAFTGNVIEAAANLGGVGAALNLLVPVPIPAIVVGAAAAILAFQIFGSYALLRDVFRWLALALFAYVAAAILAKPDPAAILRGTFVPHVRFDADFLAMIVACIGTSLSAYIYTWQSNQEVEEEIAQGRRTLRQRRGATDAELRRTRRDVVIGMLFSNVILYFIILSTGATLHQTGQTEIESAAQAAAALEPLAGAGAKYLFALGVVGVGFLAVPVMTTGAAYDLVQGIGREGSLHARPREAKLFYGTIAAVTVVAVGLNFLGFNPMRALVWSGIVQGFSVPPLLLLMMLMTNDRAVMGGRVNGRVTNALGWLTTAATFLATACLVVTWVL